A stretch of the Sphingosinithalassobacter tenebrarum genome encodes the following:
- the rpsQ gene encoding 30S ribosomal protein S17, whose translation MPKRVLTGNIVSDKGDKTVVVLVERKVKHPLYGKIIRRSKKYHAHDEGNEYKAGETVRIEETAPISKLKTWKVVGRVNTHATPEEVAAEASA comes from the coding sequence ATGCCGAAGCGCGTGCTGACCGGGAACATTGTCTCGGACAAGGGCGACAAGACGGTGGTCGTGCTGGTGGAGCGCAAGGTTAAGCACCCGCTCTACGGCAAGATCATCCGCCGCTCGAAGAAGTATCATGCCCATGACGAGGGCAATGAATACAAGGCCGGCGAAACCGTGCGCATCGAAGAGACTGCGCCGATTTCCAAGCTGAAGACCTGGAAGGTGGTCGGGCGGGTGAACACCCATGCGACTCCCGAAGAGGTCGCGGCGGAAGCCAGCGCCTGA
- the rpmC gene encoding 50S ribosomal protein L29 produces MTKATDLRQKTDDQLTEELGNLKREAFNLRFQAATQQLEKASRVKEVRRDIARIKTLQAERSRSAAK; encoded by the coding sequence ATGACCAAGGCTACCGACCTTCGTCAGAAGACTGACGATCAGCTCACCGAAGAGCTGGGCAATCTGAAGCGCGAGGCGTTCAACCTGCGGTTCCAGGCCGCGACGCAGCAGCTCGAAAAAGCGAGCCGCGTCAAGGAAGTCCGCCGCGACATCGCGCGCATCAAGACGCTGCAGGCCGAGCGTTCGCGCTCGGCTGCGAAGTAA
- the rplP gene encoding 50S ribosomal protein L16: MLQPKRTKFRKAFKGRIHGDAKGGSTLNFGAYGLKAMEPERITARQIEAARRAITRHIKRQGRLWIRIFPDLPVSSKPAEVRMGSGKGSPEYWVARVKPGRILFELDGVPGPLAAEAFERAAMKLPIKVKVVARWGDTSHLEG; the protein is encoded by the coding sequence ATGCTGCAACCAAAGCGCACCAAGTTCCGCAAGGCGTTCAAGGGCCGCATCCACGGCGACGCCAAGGGCGGTTCGACGCTGAACTTCGGGGCCTATGGCCTCAAGGCGATGGAACCCGAGCGGATCACCGCGCGCCAGATCGAAGCGGCCCGCCGCGCGATCACGCGTCACATCAAGCGCCAGGGGCGTTTGTGGATCCGCATCTTCCCGGACCTTCCGGTGTCGAGCAAGCCCGCCGAAGTCCGCATGGGCTCGGGCAAGGGTTCGCCCGAATATTGGGTCGCCCGCGTCAAGCCGGGTCGCATCCTGTTCGAACTGGACGGTGTTCCGGGTCCGCTCGCTGCAGAGGCTTTCGAACGCGCGGCGATGAAGCTGCCGATCAAGGTCAAGGTCGTGGCGCGTTGGGGCGACACGTCGCACCTGGAGGGTTGA
- the rpsC gene encoding 30S ribosomal protein S3, whose product MGQKSNPIGLRLQINRTWDSRWFAEGHDYGRLLMEDLKIRRYILETVPQAAISKVVIERPAKLCRISIYAARPGVIIGKKGADIEKLRLKLKAMTDSDVSLNIVEIRKPEVDAKLVAQGVADQLERRIAFRRAMKRAVQSALRLGAEGIRINCGGRLGGAEIARTEWYREGRVPLHTLRANVDYAEATAHTAYGVCGVKVWIFKGEILGHDPMATDRLMQEAQTSGVRPAR is encoded by the coding sequence ATGGGTCAGAAATCCAATCCGATCGGTCTGCGCCTCCAGATCAACCGCACCTGGGACAGCCGCTGGTTCGCCGAAGGCCATGACTATGGCCGGCTGCTCATGGAAGATCTGAAGATCCGCCGCTACATCCTCGAGACGGTGCCGCAGGCAGCGATTTCGAAGGTGGTGATCGAGCGTCCGGCGAAGCTGTGCCGCATTTCGATCTACGCCGCCCGTCCCGGTGTCATCATCGGCAAGAAGGGCGCGGACATTGAAAAGCTGCGTCTGAAGCTGAAGGCGATGACCGACAGCGATGTGAGCCTGAACATCGTCGAAATCCGCAAGCCGGAAGTCGATGCCAAGCTCGTCGCGCAGGGCGTTGCCGATCAGCTCGAGCGCCGTATCGCTTTCCGTCGCGCGATGAAGCGTGCGGTTCAGTCGGCGCTTCGTCTGGGCGCCGAAGGCATCCGTATCAACTGCGGCGGCCGTCTGGGTGGCGCGGAAATCGCGCGGACCGAATGGTATCGCGAAGGCCGCGTTCCACTGCACACGCTGCGCGCGAATGTCGACTACGCGGAAGCCACGGCGCACACCGCCTATGGCGTCTGCGGCGTGAAGGTCTGGATCTTCAAGGGCGAGATTCTCGGCCACGATCCGATGGCAACCGACCGGCTGATGCAGGAGGCACAGACCTCCGGCGTGCGCCCGGCGCGCTGA